One Nicotiana sylvestris chromosome 12, ASM39365v2, whole genome shotgun sequence genomic window carries:
- the LOC104242099 gene encoding tyramine N-feruloyltransferase 4/11, with protein MATTNNKNLTITEKVYVRVRLANEADISHIYKLFYQIHEYHNYTHLYKATESSLCDLLFKANPNPLFYGPSVLLLEVSPTPFENTKKDEKFKPVLKTFDLRATVEDKEAEEFKSKSCGDEKEDVFIAGYAFFYANYSCFYDKAGIYFESLYFRESYRKLGMGSLLFGTVASIAANNGFASVEGIVAVWNKKSYDFYVNMGVEIFDEFRYGKLVGDALQKYADKEKA; from the coding sequence ATGGCTACAACTAATAACAAAAACCTCACAATTACTGAAAAAGTATATGTTAGAGTTCGTCTTGCAAATGAAGCTGATATTTCCCATATATACAAACTCTTTTACCAAATTCATGAATATCATAATTACACTCATCTTTACAAAGCCACTGAATCTTCTCTTTGTGATCTTCTTTTTAAAGCAAACCCTAATCCTCTCTTTTATGGACCCTCAGTACTTTTACTCGAAGTTTCGCCAACAccttttgaaaataccaaaaaagatgaaaaattcAAGCCAGTTTTAAAAACATTTGATCTTAGAGCAACAGTTGAGGACAAAGAAGCTGAGGAATTTAAGTCCAAATCATGTGGAGATGAAAAGGAAGATGTTTTTATTGCCGGATACGCGTTCTTTTACGCGAATTATTCGTGCTTTTATGATAAAGCTGGGATTTATTTTGAGAGTCTTTATTTTAGGGAGAGTTATAGGAAGTTAGGAATGGGGAGTTTGTTATTTGGAACTGTTGCTTCTATTGCTGCAAATAATGGGTTTGCTTCAGTTGAAGGAATTGTGGCTGTTTGGAACAAGAAATCTTATGATTTTTACGTTAATATGGGGGTTGAAATATTTGATGAATTTAGGTATGGGAAGTTGGTTGGTGATGCTCTACAAAAATATGCTGACAAGGAGAAGGCTTAA